From a region of the Enterobacter sp. JBIWA008 genome:
- a CDS encoding CynX/NimT family MFS transporter, giving the protein MTTAIRTSGKHGALLIAGILMIATTLRVTFTGAAPLLDTIRLDYGLSTAQTGLLTTLPLLAFALVSPLAAGIARRIGMERSLFVALLLICAGIALRSLPSAALLFIGTAVIGCGIALGNVLLPGLIKRDFPGQVAKLTGAYSLTMGVSAAFGSAMIVPLAQGNAGWHGALLMLMAFPLVALLLWLPQWRQKHVATVTGAGALQNRAIWRSALAWQVTLFLGINSLIYYVIIGWLPAILLSHGYSEAQAGSVHGLLQLATAVPGLAVPLVLHRLKDQRAIAGAVALLCAVSAAGLWFMPDMAVMWTLVFGFGTGATMILGLTFIGLRASSAHQAAALSGMAQSIGYLLAACGPPLMGKIHDTAGDWQIPLLGCALAAVIMALCGVLAGRDREIAPR; this is encoded by the coding sequence ATGACTACTGCTATTCGCACCTCAGGAAAACACGGCGCGCTGTTGATTGCAGGCATCCTGATGATTGCCACTACGCTTCGCGTCACCTTTACCGGGGCAGCCCCGCTGCTCGACACTATTCGTCTTGATTATGGCTTAAGCACGGCGCAAACCGGTCTGCTGACCACCCTGCCCCTGCTGGCTTTCGCCCTTGTCTCGCCCCTCGCCGCAGGCATTGCCCGACGAATCGGCATGGAGCGCAGCCTGTTTGTCGCCCTGCTGCTGATTTGCGCCGGAATTGCACTTCGCTCGCTGCCTTCCGCCGCGCTGCTTTTCATCGGAACCGCGGTCATTGGCTGCGGGATTGCGCTCGGGAACGTGCTGTTACCCGGATTAATTAAACGTGATTTTCCGGGCCAGGTAGCGAAGCTCACCGGAGCCTATTCCCTGACGATGGGCGTCTCGGCGGCGTTTGGCTCAGCGATGATAGTTCCCCTGGCGCAGGGGAATGCGGGCTGGCATGGCGCGCTGCTGATGCTGATGGCGTTTCCGCTGGTCGCGCTGCTGCTCTGGCTGCCGCAGTGGCGTCAGAAACACGTTGCAACGGTAACGGGCGCAGGCGCGCTGCAAAACCGCGCCATCTGGCGCTCGGCCCTCGCCTGGCAGGTAACGCTCTTTTTGGGTATTAACTCGCTGATTTACTACGTCATCATCGGCTGGCTGCCGGCGATATTGCTTAGCCACGGCTACAGCGAAGCGCAGGCCGGCTCGGTGCACGGGCTGCTGCAGCTGGCCACGGCCGTGCCGGGGCTTGCCGTGCCGCTGGTCCTCCACCGTCTGAAAGATCAGCGGGCCATTGCAGGCGCAGTGGCGCTGTTGTGCGCGGTAAGCGCGGCGGGGCTATGGTTTATGCCTGACATGGCGGTGATGTGGACGCTGGTGTTTGGCTTTGGCACAGGGGCAACGATGATCCTCGGCCTGACGTTCATCGGTCTGCGCGCCAGCTCCGCGCATCAGGCTGCGGCGCTGTCCGGCATGGCGCAGTCGATTGGCTATCTGCTCGCCGCCTGCGGCCCTCCGCTGATGGGGAAAATTCACGATACCGCAGGAGACTGGCAAATCCCGCTACTGGGCTGCGCGCTGGCCGCCGTGATAATGGCGCTCTGCGGCGTGCTTGCCGGGCGAGACCGGGAGATCGCGCCTCGTTAA
- a CDS encoding helix-turn-helix transcriptional regulator, translating to MIGLGLEGYNPDSQYDAAVAFRIRVVAEEQYIPRHHHRKGQLILALGGAITCEVENAMLMVPPQYAVWIPGQMPHSNRATPGAQLCFLFIEPGAASLPDRCCTLKISPLVRELILSLAEKPREQLPLAATSRLVDVLFDELPLQRQEHLQLPVSPHPKIRLMSEKMAEEPAAWQTLAQWASHFAMSERSLARLVVKETGLSFRRWRHQLQLIVALQHLIGGKSVQQVAQALGYDSTTAFITMFRKGLGQTPARYMASLTTTSR from the coding sequence ATGATTGGTCTGGGACTGGAGGGCTACAATCCTGATAGCCAGTACGATGCGGCCGTCGCATTTCGCATTCGCGTGGTGGCGGAGGAACAATATATTCCCCGACATCATCACCGTAAGGGACAGCTGATTCTGGCCCTCGGCGGCGCAATCACCTGTGAAGTGGAAAATGCCATGCTGATGGTTCCGCCCCAGTATGCCGTCTGGATCCCTGGCCAAATGCCGCACAGCAACAGGGCCACGCCGGGCGCGCAGCTCTGCTTTTTGTTCATTGAACCGGGGGCGGCAAGCTTGCCCGACCGCTGCTGTACCCTGAAAATCTCTCCTCTGGTGCGGGAGCTGATTTTATCCCTGGCGGAAAAACCGCGTGAACAACTTCCTCTTGCGGCCACATCGCGCCTGGTGGACGTCCTGTTTGACGAGCTGCCGCTCCAGCGTCAGGAGCATCTGCAGCTGCCCGTGTCGCCCCATCCTAAAATTCGGCTGATGAGCGAGAAAATGGCGGAAGAGCCTGCCGCCTGGCAAACGCTGGCGCAGTGGGCGAGCCATTTTGCCATGAGCGAACGCAGCCTGGCGCGGCTGGTGGTGAAAGAGACCGGTTTAAGCTTTCGCCGCTGGCGTCATCAGCTGCAGCTGATCGTGGCGTTACAGCATTTGATCGGTGGGAAATCGGTACAGCAGGTGGCACAGGCACTCGGCTATGACTCTACCACCGCGTTTATCACCATGTTCAGGAAGGGACTAGGCCAGACGCCGGCGCGTTATATGGCCAGCCTGACTACGACTTCCCGATAA
- a CDS encoding DUF441 domain-containing protein, whose product MFDPTLLILLALAALGFVSHNTTVAISILVLIIVRVTPLNTFFPWIEKQGLTIGIIILTIGVMAPIASGTLPASTLLHSFVNWKSLVAIAVGIFVSWLGGRGVTLMSSQPSLVAGLLVGTVLGVALFRGVPVGPLIAAGLVSLFIGKS is encoded by the coding sequence ATGTTTGACCCTACTCTGCTCATTCTTCTGGCACTTGCCGCACTCGGCTTTGTCAGCCATAACACCACCGTCGCCATCTCGATTCTGGTGCTTATTATTGTTCGCGTGACCCCGTTAAATACCTTTTTCCCGTGGATAGAAAAACAAGGCCTCACCATCGGGATCATCATTTTAACCATCGGGGTAATGGCGCCCATCGCCAGCGGCACGCTTCCCGCCTCAACCCTGCTGCACTCGTTTGTAAACTGGAAATCGCTGGTGGCAATCGCGGTGGGGATTTTTGTTTCATGGCTGGGCGGACGCGGCGTTACGCTAATGAGCAGCCAGCCCTCTCTGGTGGCGGGTCTGCTGGTGGGTACCGTTCTGGGCGTGGCGCTCTTCCGCGGCGTTCCGGTGGGGCCGCTGATTGCGGCAGGCCTGGTCTCTCTGTTTATCGGGAAGTCGTAG
- the yoaI gene encoding small membrane protein YoaI yields the protein MNDRMFVEMLIISSSFFAIAVILVASVLFLERKG from the coding sequence ATGAACGATCGCATGTTTGTTGAAATGCTGATTATCTCCTCATCGTTTTTCGCTATTGCCGTTATTCTCGTCGCCTCCGTGCTGTTTCTGGAAAGAAAAGGCTGA
- a CDS encoding YbaK/prolyl-tRNA synthetase associated domain-containing protein produces the protein MTDDIIGAGTHQQLITLLTEQGARFRVMEHEAVGKCEAVSEIRGTDLRQGAKALVCKVKGNGVKKHVLAILAADLQADLSQLASHFGGLKASLASPAEVDALTACVFGAIPPFSFHPDLALVADPLLFERFDEIAFNAGLLEKSVIMDTQDYLRIARPELVTFHKA, from the coding sequence ATGACTGACGACATTATTGGGGCAGGAACCCACCAGCAACTGATTACTTTACTCACCGAGCAGGGCGCGCGGTTTCGCGTCATGGAGCACGAAGCGGTCGGGAAGTGTGAAGCGGTAAGTGAAATTCGCGGGACCGATCTGCGGCAAGGCGCAAAGGCCCTGGTCTGCAAAGTGAAGGGAAACGGCGTAAAAAAACACGTTCTGGCGATCCTCGCCGCCGATCTGCAGGCTGACCTGAGCCAGCTTGCCAGCCATTTTGGCGGGCTAAAGGCCTCCCTCGCCAGCCCGGCCGAAGTTGATGCTCTGACCGCCTGCGTTTTCGGCGCTATACCGCCCTTTAGCTTCCATCCTGATTTAGCACTGGTTGCCGACCCGCTGCTGTTCGAGCGCTTTGACGAAATCGCCTTTAACGCCGGCCTGCTGGAGAAATCCGTGATTATGGATACCCAGGATTACCTGCGCATCGCTCGTCCTGAGCTGGTGACCTTCCATAAAGCGTAA
- a CDS encoding YeaH/YhbH family protein, which produces MTWFIDRRLNGKNKSTVNRQRFLRRYKAQIKQSISEAINKRSVTDVDSGESVSIPTDDISEPMFHQGRGGLRHRVHPGNDHFVQNDRIERPQGGGGGSGSGQGQASQDGEGQDEFVFQISKDEYLDLLFEDLALPNLKKNQHRQLNEYKTHRAGYTANGVPANISVVRSLQNSLARRTAMTAGKRRELRELESSLKVVENTEPAQLLEEERLRKEIAELRAKIERVPFIDTFDLRYKNYEKRPEPSSQAVMFCLMDVSGSMDQATKDMAKRFYILLYLFLSRTYKNVEVVYIRHHTQAKEVDEHEFFYSQETGGTIVSSALKLMDEVVKERYDPAQWNIYAAQASDGDNWADDSPLCHEILAKKILPVVRYYSYIEITRRAHQTLWREYEHLQSMFDNFAMQHIRDQDDIYPVFRELFHKQSATSNA; this is translated from the coding sequence ATGACCTGGTTTATTGACCGGCGTCTTAACGGCAAAAACAAGAGCACGGTGAACCGCCAGCGCTTCTTGCGTCGTTATAAAGCGCAAATTAAACAGTCTATCTCCGAGGCCATCAACAAACGCTCGGTGACCGACGTCGACAGCGGCGAATCCGTCTCCATCCCCACCGATGACATCAGCGAACCGATGTTTCATCAGGGGCGAGGCGGCCTGCGCCATCGCGTACACCCAGGTAATGACCACTTCGTTCAGAACGACAGAATTGAGCGCCCTCAGGGCGGCGGCGGTGGTTCAGGAAGCGGTCAGGGACAGGCCAGCCAGGACGGTGAAGGTCAGGACGAATTTGTCTTCCAGATTTCGAAAGATGAATATCTCGACCTGCTGTTCGAAGACCTGGCGCTGCCGAATCTTAAAAAGAATCAGCATCGTCAGCTTAATGAATATAAAACCCATCGCGCTGGCTATACCGCCAACGGCGTGCCCGCCAATATCAGCGTAGTGCGTTCGTTGCAAAATTCGCTGGCGCGACGAACGGCGATGACGGCAGGCAAACGTCGCGAACTGCGTGAGCTGGAGAGCAGCCTGAAGGTCGTGGAAAATACGGAACCGGCGCAACTGCTGGAAGAGGAGCGTCTGCGTAAAGAGATTGCAGAGCTGAGGGCGAAGATCGAACGGGTACCGTTTATTGACACCTTTGACCTGCGCTACAAGAATTACGAAAAACGCCCGGAGCCCTCCAGCCAGGCGGTGATGTTCTGTCTGATGGACGTTTCAGGATCGATGGACCAGGCCACCAAGGATATGGCGAAGCGTTTTTATATTCTGCTCTATCTGTTCCTGAGCAGAACCTATAAGAACGTGGAGGTGGTCTATATCCGTCACCATACTCAGGCGAAAGAGGTGGATGAACATGAGTTCTTCTACTCGCAGGAGACCGGTGGGACCATCGTATCAAGCGCCCTGAAGCTGATGGATGAAGTGGTCAAAGAGCGTTACGACCCGGCGCAGTGGAATATTTATGCCGCGCAGGCGTCCGATGGCGACAACTGGGCCGACGACTCACCGCTGTGTCACGAGATCCTGGCGAAGAAGATTCTGCCGGTGGTGCGTTACTACAGCTATATCGAGATTACCCGTCGCGCGCACCAGACCCTGTGGCGGGAGTATGAACATCTGCAATCGATGTTCGATAATTTTGCCATGCAGCATATCCGTGACCAGGATGATATTTATCCGGTGTTCAGGGAGCTGTTCCACAAGCAATCTGCTACCAGCAACGCCTAA
- the yeaG gene encoding protein kinase YeaG — translation MNIFDHYRQRYEAAKDEEFTLQEFLTICRQDRSAYANAAERLLMAIGEPNMVDTALEPRLSRLFSNRVVARYPAFEEFYGMEDAIEQIVSYLKHAAQGLEEKKQILYLLGPVGGGKSSLAERLKSLMQRVPIYVLSANGERSPVNDHPLCLFNPQEDAQILDKEYGIPRRYLGTIMSPWAAKRLHEFGGDITKFRVVKVWPSILEQIAIAKTEPGDENNQDISALVGKVDIRKLENFAQNDPDAYGYSGALCRANQGVMEFVEMFKAPIKVLHPLLTATQEGNYNGTEGISALPFNGIILAHSNESEWVTFRNNKNNEAFLDRVYIVKVPYCLRISEEIKIYEKLLNHSELVHAPCAPGTLETLSRFSILSRLKEPENSSIYSKMRVYDGESLKDTDPKAKSYQEYRDYAGVDEGMNGLSTRFAFKILSRVFNFDHTEVAANPVHLFYVLEQQIEREQFPQEQAERYLEFLKGYLIPKYAEFIGKEIQTAYLESYSEYGQNIFDRYVTYADFWIQDQEYRDPDTGQLFDRESLNAELEKIEKPAGISNPKDFRNEIVNFVLRARAHNNGRNPNWTSYEKLRTVIEKKMFSNTEELLPVISFNAKTSTDEQKKHDDFVDRMMEKGYTRKQVRLLCEWYLRVRKSS, via the coding sequence ATGAATATATTCGATCACTATCGCCAGCGCTATGAAGCTGCCAAGGACGAAGAGTTCACACTGCAGGAGTTTCTTACCATCTGTCGGCAAGATCGCAGTGCCTATGCCAATGCGGCAGAACGGCTATTGATGGCTATTGGTGAGCCAAACATGGTTGACACTGCCCTGGAGCCTCGGCTTTCCCGTCTCTTTTCGAATCGGGTGGTCGCCCGATACCCGGCGTTTGAAGAGTTCTATGGTATGGAAGATGCCATCGAACAGATTGTCTCCTATCTGAAGCATGCCGCTCAGGGTCTGGAAGAGAAGAAACAGATCCTCTATTTACTCGGTCCGGTGGGTGGCGGTAAATCCTCGCTGGCTGAGCGCCTGAAGTCGCTGATGCAGCGCGTGCCTATCTACGTGCTGAGCGCTAACGGCGAGCGTAGTCCAGTGAATGACCATCCGCTGTGCTTGTTCAATCCGCAGGAAGATGCACAGATTCTGGATAAAGAATACGGTATCCCGCGTCGCTATCTCGGCACCATCATGTCGCCGTGGGCGGCAAAACGCCTGCATGAGTTTGGTGGCGACATCACCAAATTCCGCGTGGTGAAAGTCTGGCCATCCATCCTTGAACAGATCGCCATCGCCAAGACAGAACCCGGTGATGAGAACAACCAGGACATCTCGGCTCTGGTGGGTAAAGTCGACATCCGCAAGCTGGAAAACTTCGCGCAAAACGACCCGGATGCCTACGGTTACTCGGGCGCGCTGTGCCGCGCTAACCAGGGGGTCATGGAATTCGTCGAGATGTTTAAAGCGCCCATCAAAGTGCTGCATCCTCTGCTGACGGCTACTCAGGAAGGCAACTACAACGGGACGGAAGGTATCTCCGCCCTGCCGTTTAACGGGATTATTCTCGCCCACTCGAACGAATCTGAATGGGTCACCTTCCGTAATAACAAAAACAATGAGGCCTTCCTTGACCGCGTGTACATCGTCAAGGTGCCTTATTGCCTGCGGATCTCCGAAGAGATCAAAATTTACGAGAAGCTGCTTAACCACAGTGAGCTGGTGCATGCACCCTGCGCGCCCGGAACGCTGGAAACGCTGTCGCGCTTCTCTATCCTTTCGCGTCTGAAAGAGCCGGAAAACTCCAGCATCTATTCGAAAATGCGCGTCTATGACGGTGAAAGCCTGAAAGATACCGACCCGAAAGCGAAGTCGTATCAGGAATACCGCGACTATGCCGGGGTTGATGAGGGGATGAACGGTCTGTCCACGCGATTCGCGTTTAAGATCCTCTCCCGCGTATTTAACTTTGACCATACGGAAGTGGCGGCCAACCCGGTCCATCTGTTCTACGTGCTGGAACAGCAAATCGAACGCGAGCAGTTCCCGCAGGAGCAGGCGGAACGCTACCTTGAGTTCCTGAAAGGTTACCTGATCCCGAAATACGCCGAGTTCATTGGCAAAGAGATCCAGACGGCCTACCTGGAATCCTATTCAGAATACGGGCAGAACATTTTCGACCGTTATGTCACCTATGCTGATTTCTGGATCCAGGATCAGGAGTACCGCGACCCGGATACCGGCCAGCTGTTTGACCGAGAATCCCTGAACGCGGAGCTGGAAAAAATTGAGAAGCCTGCCGGGATCAGCAACCCGAAAGACTTCCGTAACGAGATTGTGAACTTCGTCCTGCGCGCCAGAGCGCATAACAACGGGCGCAATCCGAACTGGACCAGCTACGAGAAACTGCGCACGGTCATTGAGAAGAAAATGTTCTCCAATACCGAAGAGCTGCTGCCGGTGATCTCGTTTAACGCCAAAACCTCAACCGATGAGCAGAAAAAACACGACGATTTTGTCGACCGTATGATGGAAAAAGGCTACACCCGCAAGCAGGTTCGCCTGCTTTGCGAATGGTATCTGCGCGTGCGTAAATCGTCTTAA
- a CDS encoding MipA/OmpV family protein has translation MTKLKLLALGILAATAVSTAQSESQWTVGAGVGVINSPYKQYDRDVYPVPVITYEGDNVWFRGLGGGYYLWNDTADKLSIMAYYDPTHFKPGDSDSNALRQLDKRKSSMMAGLSYVHNTQYGFLRTALAGDTLDNSNGFIWDLAWLYRYTNGALTLTPGIGVQYSSENYNDYYYGVSKNESRRSGLKSYSADDGWDPYLELTASYNFLGDWSVYGTGRYERLSDEVKDSPMVDKSWAGIFSVGVSYKF, from the coding sequence GTGACCAAACTCAAACTTCTGGCATTAGGCATCCTTGCCGCGACCGCAGTAAGCACCGCACAGTCGGAAAGTCAGTGGACGGTTGGCGCGGGTGTTGGCGTCATTAACAGCCCGTACAAACAGTATGACCGTGATGTGTATCCTGTTCCCGTTATCACCTATGAAGGGGATAACGTCTGGTTCCGCGGGCTCGGCGGCGGCTACTATCTCTGGAACGATACGGCCGATAAGCTCTCCATCATGGCCTACTACGATCCTACGCACTTCAAGCCTGGTGACAGCGACAGCAACGCGCTTCGCCAGCTCGACAAGCGTAAAAGCTCAATGATGGCCGGCCTATCTTATGTGCATAACACCCAGTATGGCTTCCTGCGTACGGCCCTGGCAGGCGATACGCTGGATAACAGCAATGGGTTTATCTGGGATCTGGCGTGGTTGTACCGCTATACCAACGGTGCATTGACCCTGACTCCGGGTATCGGTGTGCAGTACAGCAGCGAGAATTACAACGACTACTATTACGGTGTCTCTAAAAACGAGTCCCGTCGTAGCGGTCTGAAGAGCTATAGCGCCGATGACGGCTGGGATCCGTACCTGGAGCTGACCGCGAGCTACAACTTCCTTGGCGACTGGAGCGTGTACGGTACTGGCCGTTATGAACGTCTGAGCGACGAAGTGAAGGATAGCCCGATGGTCGACAAATCGTGGGCAGGTATTTTCTCTGTCGGCGTGAGCTACAAGTTCTGA